The Chitinivibrio alkaliphilus ACht1 genome window below encodes:
- a CDS encoding DUF11 domain-containing protein, with protein MNRNRGVASAINMLTRERFFYDRILGQGSYTISFSDHEDFNTNFNDLDAIPEEEELRVVSAGPYPMSYIEYGVPLLYSGDLTHMLFWDSPYIEPRQNGRLIVSFNLNAWADLDHLHGGHVKQGAYASAQNIYALLAGVLDYDIEKEFIPDHGDVGDAGTFYIRIQNNSTHEITDRVVTDTVPEALVVTGAQPKWTSREENVFVWELPPIPAGETEEIRVDFTVDHLPRRE; from the coding sequence TTGAATAGAAATCGTGGTGTTGCCTCGGCAATTAATATGCTGACCCGTGAGCGTTTTTTCTATGATCGTATTCTTGGACAGGGGAGTTACACCATATCCTTTAGCGATCATGAAGATTTTAATACCAATTTTAATGATTTAGATGCAATTCCCGAGGAAGAAGAACTTCGCGTGGTGAGTGCCGGGCCCTATCCGATGTCATATATTGAGTATGGCGTGCCCTTGCTATACTCTGGCGATCTCACCCATATGCTTTTTTGGGATTCGCCCTATATTGAGCCACGCCAAAATGGTCGTCTTATTGTTAGCTTTAATTTAAATGCCTGGGCAGATCTTGATCATCTACATGGTGGCCATGTGAAACAGGGAGCCTACGCCTCTGCCCAGAATATTTATGCCCTCCTTGCGGGGGTGCTGGATTACGATATTGAAAAGGAGTTTATTCCCGACCATGGTGACGTGGGTGATGCGGGAACCTTCTACATCAGAATACAGAACAATAGTACCCATGAGATTACCGATCGTGTTGTAACGGATACGGTGCCTGAAGCCTTGGTTGTTACTGGCGCCCAGCCGAAGTGGACTTCTCGAGAAGAAAATGTCTTTGTGTGGGAGCTTCCTCCAATCCCCGCAGGAGAAACTGAGGAGATTCGCGTTGATTTTACCGTTGACCATTTACCGCGCAGAGAGTAA
- the rpsG gene encoding 30S ribosomal protein S7, which yields MSRRNRAVKRPVVPDSRYGSTLVTKFMKCMMLDGKFNVARTIFYKAMDRIKGEYGKDGVTVFKKAIDNIKPALEVKTRRVGGANYQVPLEVSPVRGNALAMRWLIDAARGRNEKSMVERLSNEIWQAFNKEGAAVRKKVEVHKMAEANKAFAHFRW from the coding sequence ATGTCAAGACGTAACAGAGCAGTTAAACGACCCGTTGTTCCCGATTCCAGATATGGAAGTACTTTGGTTACAAAGTTTATGAAGTGCATGATGCTTGATGGTAAGTTTAACGTTGCACGTACTATTTTCTATAAAGCCATGGATCGTATTAAAGGTGAGTATGGGAAAGATGGTGTAACCGTATTTAAAAAGGCTATTGATAATATCAAACCCGCCCTTGAGGTTAAAACCCGTCGTGTTGGTGGTGCAAACTACCAAGTTCCCCTTGAAGTAAGTCCTGTTCGTGGTAATGCCCTTGCCATGCGATGGCTTATTGATGCTGCCCGTGGACGGAATGAAAAGTCCATGGTTGAGCGCCTTTCAAACGAAATTTGGCAAGCCTTTAATAAAGAAGGTGCTGCGGTTCGTAAGAAAGTTGAAGTGCATAAAATGGCTGAAGCAAACAAGGCCTTTGCTCACTTCCGTTGGTAA